A genomic window from Camelina sativa cultivar DH55 chromosome 2, Cs, whole genome shotgun sequence includes:
- the LOC104726537 gene encoding transcription factor bHLH36-like yields the protein MDDCRDKRRRRCTKLTCSKDNNNDMEKMMHRETERQRRQEMATLYASLRSLLPLHFIKGKRSTSDQVNEAVNYIKYLQRKTNELSLRRDELMLLSRGSFLGSSNDNCKEEMEMISRKNHVVVRQCLVGVEIVFSSGCRSGQPRFSSVLQVLSENGLYLLNSISSIVDDRLIYTIQAEVNDITLIDLAALENRLIRMK from the exons ATGGACGATTGTCGggacaagagaagaagacggTGTACGAAGCTGACGTGTAGTAAAGATAACAACAACGACATGGAGAAGATGATGCACAGAGAAACTGAGAGACAAAGGAGACAAGAAATGGCTACCCTTTATGCCTCTCTTCGttctcttctccctcttcaCTTCATCAAG GGTAAGCGTTCGACGTCAGATCAAGTCAACGAAGCGGTGAACTACATAAAGTATCTACAGAGGAAGACCAATGAGCTGAGTTTGAGGAGAGATGAGCTTATGTTACTGTCAAGAGGAAGCTTCTTGGGTTCTAGTAATGATAATTGTAAAGAGGAGATGGAGATGATTAGTAGAAAGAATCATGTGGTGGTTCGTCAATGTTTGGTGGGTGTGGAAATCGTGTTTAGTAGTGGCTGCCGCAGTGGCCAACCGCGGTTTTCGAGTGTTCTTCAAGTGCTGAGTGAAAATGGTCTCTACCTTCTAAATTCCATCTCTTCTATTGTTGATGATAGGTTGATCTACACCATACAAGCCGAG GTCAACGATATAACTTTGATTGACTTAGCAGCACTTGAAAACAGATTAATCAGAATGAAGTAA
- the LOC104726528 gene encoding receptor-like serine/threonine-protein kinase At4g25390: MPSRTLPSPAPVNSPFSSSVTPHHDKTTTTRIIIISPLTVVGFSLFITLSLCFCKSKRKRRSPAAVTSSSSPPQKPPLQEFSYSSLRKATAFFAPENRLGQGGFGSVFRGTLSPSSGGNVAVKVMDSGSLQGEREFQNELFFSGKIDSPHVVSVIGFSQDRRRRRLILVYELMDNGNLQDALLHRRSPELMIWKQRFLVAVDIAKGIEHLHGLNPSVIHGDLKPSNVLLDRFFSAKISDFGLARLKSEQVEVVVGSESDEVKLEVEDCGSVVEEVESVITNTTGYDESNFGFTDQSPVSVYKVPLSSPETGHVPMTSPETAVSVSPEMVDKVSVLEVGNVGKSKDWWWKQEGSGGRGKGKDYVMQWIGSEVKKERPSSDWIAETAEAAVKVEKKKSSKRLEWWLSLDEEKEKEKKKKKKRMVREWWKDEYRKELAKKMKRKKKKKTLESEFYSDDMSGSVDQRRSGDEELYRKKRRGGSSSNSIGSSIDWWLDGLSGEQWKARRRNSQDSVKSCGVSSTPSMRGTMCYVAPECCGNNIDDVSEKCDVYSYGVLLLVLVSGRRPLEVTGPASEIMQRANLMSWARKLARRGRLGDLVDIKLQSLDQEQAILCIKVALQCLQRSPVSRPSMKEVLEMLTGTMSPPELPTEFSPSPQSRFPLKTPRKQNR; the protein is encoded by the coding sequence atgCCGTCACGAACACTCCCGTCGCCGGCACCGGTAAATTCACCGTTCTCTTCCTCCGTCACACCTCACCATGATAAAACCACAACCACacgcatcatcatcatctcaccACTTACAGTCGTAGGTTTCTCTCTCTTCATAACTCTCTCCCTCTGTTTCTGCAAATCCAAACGTAAACGCCGATCTCCCGCCGCCGTGACCTCCTCCTCTTCACCGCCGCAGAAACCTCCGTTGCAAGAATTCTCTTACTCATCTCTCCGTAAAGCCACCGCCTTTTTCGCTCCGGAGAATCGTCTAGGTCAAGGCGGGTTCGGCTCTGTATTCCGTGGAACTCTGTCTCCTTCCTCCGGTGGTAATGTCGCCGTTAAAGTGATGGACTCAGGTTCACTtcaaggagagagagagtttcaaAACGAGCTTTTCTTCTCCGGTAAGATTGATTCACCTCATGTTGTTTCCGTTATCGGCTTCTCTCAAGATCGAAGACGACGCCGTTTGATTCTTGTATACGAGCTTATGGACAATGGGAATCTCCAAGACGCTCTGCTTCACCGTAGATCTCCTGAGCTTATGATATGGAAACAAAGGTTTCTTGTTGCTGTTGATATAGCTAAAGGGATTGAACATTTACATGGTTTGAATCCTTCTGTGATTCATGGTGATTTGAAACCTAGTAATGTGTTGTTGGATCGTTTCTTCTCTGCTAAGATATCTGATTTTGGTTTAGCTAGGTTGAAATCAGAACAAGTTGAGGTTGTAGTTGGATCTGAGAGTGATGAAGTTAAGTTAGAAGTAGAGGATTGTGGATCTGTAGTTGAGGAAGTTGAGAGTGTGATTACTAATACTACTGGTTATGATGAGTCTAACTTTGGTTTTACTGATCAGTCTCCGGTTAGTGTTTATAAAGTTCCTCTTTCATCTCCTGAGACAGGACATGTACCTATGACGTCTCCGGAGACGGCTGTGTCTGTTTCTCCGGAAATGGTGGATAAAGTTAGTGTCTTGGAGGTTGGTAATGTGGGGAAGAGTAAAGATTGGTGGTGGAAGCAAGAAGGGAGTGGTGGAAGAGGTAAAGGGAAGGATTATGTGATGCAATGGATTGGTTCTGAGGTGAAGAAAGAGAGACCGAGTAGTGATTGGATTGCTGAGACGGCTGAAGCAGCTGTgaaggttgagaagaagaagagtagtaaGAGATTAGAGTGGTGGCTTTCGTTGgatgaagagaaggagaaggagaagaagaagaagaagaagcggatGGTGAGAGAGTGGTGGAAGGATGAGTATCGGAAAGAACTAGCTAAgaaaatgaagaggaagaagaagaagaaaactttggAATCTGAGTTTTATAGTGATGATATGAGTGGAAGTGTGGATCAAAGGCGAAGTGGGGATGAAGAGTTGTataggaagaaaagaagaggaggTAGTAGTAGTAACAGTATAGGAAGTAGTATAGATTGGTGGTTAGATGGGCTAAGCGGTGAACAATGGAAAGCACGGCGCAGAAACAGTCAAGATTCAGTTAAGAGTTGTGGAGTCAGTAGCACGCCGAGTATGAGAGGGACTATGTGTTACGTTGCTCCTGAGTGTTGCGGTAATAACATAGATGATGTTTCTGAAAAATGTGATGTGTATAGCTACGGAGTTTTGTTGTTAGTCCTGGTTTCAGGGCGGCGTCCCCTGGAAGTAACTGGACCCGCGTCTGAGATCATGCAGCGTGCGAATCTCATGTCGTGGGCGAGGAAGCTGGCGAGAAGAGGTAGACTTGGTGATCTTGTAGATATAAAGTTGCAGTCTTTGGACCAAGAACAAGCCATTTTGTGCATTAAGGTGGCTCTGCAGTGTCTGCAAAGATCACCGGTTTCACGACCTTCTATGAAAGAGGTTTTAGAGATGCTTACAGGAACCATGAGTCCACCGGAGTTGCCAACAGAGTTCTCACCATCACCGCAGTCTCGATTCCCGCTCAAGACACCAAGGAAGCAGAATCGATAG